The proteins below are encoded in one region of Gopherus flavomarginatus isolate rGopFla2 chromosome 12, rGopFla2.mat.asm, whole genome shotgun sequence:
- the LOC127032545 gene encoding olfactory receptor 1009-like, whose translation MGNQTKVTEFIILGLSNDPQMQIFLFLVFLVVYLITLLANMVIMLVIRADPHLHTPMYFFLSHLSFVDICYSSAIVPKMLVHFLAEHKTISVNSCITQIFFIFLLAVTEGYILSAMAYDRYAAICDPLHYMDTMSKGICFQLVSGAWAIGFIDAQLNTVFALKLHFCGPNQINHFSCELPSVLRLSCTETLTNQVMLFTSVVILGSSSFLFTLISYIHIISTILRIRSTEGRRKAFSTCSSHLIVVGLLYLTVFFQYTKPNSVSSMVLDEMFSIQYSILTPMLNPIIYSLKNKEVKTAIGKMLGEYKFFK comes from the coding sequence ATGGGAAATCAAACCAAAGTGACTGAATTTATTATCCTGGGACTTTCCAATGACCCACAGATGCAGATTTTCCTCTTCCTGGTGTTTTTAGTTGTCTATCTAATCACGCTTTTGGCAAATATGGTGATCATGCTGGTGATAAGGGCTGATCCTCACCTTCACACACCAATGTACTTCTTCCTGTCTCATTTATCCTTTGTTGATATCTGCTATTCCTCAGCCATTGTCCCTAAGATGTTGGTGCATTTCCTAGCAGAGCACAAAACCATTTCTGTCAATAGCTGCATTACACAGATATTCTTCATTTTCCTGCTAGCTGTTACAGAAGGTTATATTCTCTCAGCAATGGCTTATGACCGCTACGCTGCCATCTGTGACCCATTACATTACATGGATACAATGAGCAAAGGGATCTGTTTTCAGCTGGTGAGTGGGGCATGGGCGATAGGCTTCATAGATGCCCAGcttaacactgtttttgccctcaAGCTGCATTTCTGTGGGCCCAATCAAATCAACCATTTCAGCTGTGAGCTCCCTAGTGTATTACGTCTGTCCTGCACTGAGACCCTCACCAATCAAGTGATGCTTTTTACTTCTGTTGTCATACTTGGATCAAGCTCCTTTCTCTTCACCCTGATCTCCTACATTcatatcatctccaccatcctgaggaTACGCTCTACCGAGGGCAGgcgtaaagccttctccacctgcagctcccaccttatTGTGGTTGGTTTGTTGTACTTGACAGTTTTTTTCCAATACACCAAGCCCAACTCAGTCTCATCTATGGTTCTGGATGAAATGTTCTCCATCCAGTACAGCATCTTGActcccatgttaaaccccattatctacagcctgaaaaacaaGGAAGTGAAAACAGCTATAGGGAAAATGTTGGGGGAATACAAATTTTTCAAGTAG
- the LOC127032519 gene encoding olfactory receptor 4D1-like, protein MEKNFTTPVTEFVLLGLTQRPELQPFLYVTFFIVYINTWLGNFIIITTVISDYQLHTSMYILLANLAFLDISESTVSTPKLLSDLLSQRKTITFNECILQMFFFHFFAGAMGFCLVGMVVDRYVAIYKPLQYLTIMNRGVCMRIVALAWLAGLAHSAVQTGLLLQLPLCGPNILDNFYCDVPQVIKLACTNTHLAEMQMNFNSGLLITIIFIILLISYTVILIKIRTHVTEGKHKALSTCGTQITVMCLQFIPSIFIYALPVKQFALHKVVSVIYSVITPMLNPMVYTLRNAEMKKAIRRLLNRMLFSRWERQT, encoded by the coding sequence ATGGAGAAGAACTTCACCACCCCAGTGACAGAATTTGTCCTTTTGGGCCTCACTCAGAGACCTGAGCTGCAGCCATTTCTTTATGTGACTTTCTTCATAGTCTACATAAACACCTGGCTGGGAAacttcatcatcatcaccactgtGATCTCTGACTACCAGCTCCACACCTCCATGTATATCCTGCTGGCCAACTTGGCTTTCCTAGATATCAGCGAATCAACAGTCAGTACTCCAAAATTACTCTCAGATCTCCTCTCACAGCGTAAAACCATCACATTCAATGAGTGCATCCTTCAGATGTTTTTCTTCCACTTCTTTGCTGGCGCTATGGGGTTTTGCCTTGTGGGGATGGTGGTCGATCGGTACGTGGCCATCTATAAACCACTGCAGTACTTGACTATAATGAACCGCGGTGTATGCATGAGGATAGTGGCACTGGCATGGCTGGCTGGATTGGCTCACTCTGCTGTTCAGACTGGACTGCTCCTCCAGTTACCACTCTGTGGTCCAAATATCCTGGACAATTTCTACTGTGATGTCCCACAAGTCATCAAACTGGCCTGCACCAACACTCACTTGGCTGAAATGCAGATGAATTTCAACAGTGGGTTATTGATCACAATAATATTCATCATTCTGCTTATTTCTTACACCGTCATCTTAATCAAGATCAGGACACATGTCACGGAAGGGAAACACAAGGCTCTGTCCACCTGTGGAACCCAGATCACTGTGATGTGTTTGCAATTCATACCCAGCATCTTCATCTATGCTTTGCCCGTCAAGCAGTTTGCCCTTCATAAGGTGGTCTCAGTCATTTACTCTGTAATCACCCCAATGCTGAACCCGATGGTCTACACCCTGAGAAACGCTGAGATGAAGAAGGCCATCAGGAGACTATTGAACAGAATGCTGTTCTCACGGTGGGAAAGACAGACATAG